The following coding sequences lie in one Chanos chanos chromosome 4, fChaCha1.1, whole genome shotgun sequence genomic window:
- the LOC115810920 gene encoding uncharacterized protein C14orf132, giving the protein MDLSFMAAQIPVMTGAFMDSSPNDDYSTDHSLFNSSASVHAAALSAHSQQEEQQPMSRDAIWLWIAITATIGNIVVVGVVYAFTF; this is encoded by the coding sequence atcCCCGTCATGACGGGTGCTTTCATGGACTCTTCGCCCAACGACGACTACAGCACGGACCACTCGCTGTTTAACTCCTCGGCCAGCGTGCACGCGGCCGCGCTGTCCGCCCACAGccagcaggaggagcagcagccCATGTCACGAGACGCCATCTGGCTCTGGATCGCCATCACCGCCACCATCGGCAACATCGTGGTGGTGGGCGTGGTCTACGCCTTCACGTTCTGA